In Helianthus annuus cultivar XRQ/B chromosome 8, HanXRQr2.0-SUNRISE, whole genome shotgun sequence, a single genomic region encodes these proteins:
- the LOC110869616 gene encoding uncharacterized protein LOC110869616 — MGSKYQEMNKKISTFCGYYNNARSNRPSGASDEMVFAIAMSKYHTKEHSVFTYVGAWEIFKNCPKWAPVPNEVARAKRSKTFESIEHSAGDSDVRCHININDEPEFNDEVTEIPEFDDEVTEIPELKRPNGRDKAKKEAATKNKEALT, encoded by the coding sequence ATGGGCTCAAAGTATCAAGAGATGAATAAGAAGATATCGACATTTTGTGGTTATTACAACAATGCTCGTTCGAATCGGCCAAGTGGGGCGAGTGATGAAATGGTTTTTGCCATAGCTATGTCAAAATACCATACGAAAGAACATAGTGTGTTCACGTACGTAGGGGCTTGGGAAATCTTTAAAAATTGTCCCAAGTGGGCGCCGGTTCCTAACGAGGTGGCAAGAGCAAAGAGGTCTAAAACATTCGAGTCGATAGAGCATAGTGCCGGTGATTCAGATGTGCGTTGCCATATTAATATTAATGACGAACCTGAGTTTAACGATGAAGTGACGGAGATTCCGGAATTTGACGATGAAGTGACGGAGATTCCGGAATTGAAGCGCCCAAATGGTAGAGACAAAGCAAAAAAGGAAGCGGCGACCAAAAATAAAGAGGCGTTGACATAA